A part of Aegilops tauschii subsp. strangulata cultivar AL8/78 chromosome 2, Aet v6.0, whole genome shotgun sequence genomic DNA contains:
- the LOC109753897 gene encoding transcription factor MYB16, translating into MGRSPCCEKEGLKKGPWTPEEDQKLLSYIEQQGHGCWRSLPAKAGLQRCGKSCRLRWTNYLRPDIKRGKFSLQEEQTIIQLHALLGNRWSAIATHLPKRTDNEIKNYWNTHLKKRLAKMGIDPVTHKPRSDVPGGAGGAAEGAAGAQHAKAAAHLSHTAQWESARLEAEARLAREAKLRALATSASSSAQYLSAAHAAAPGLDSPTSTLSFADSAALASVLEAHSAAAAARAAMQPMQAYEEACKDQNWGDADAADAGFAEAAGFTGLLLDGSLSQNPRPAARDDAEAHETEEEKNYWNSILNLVNSSASAVVPADEAYSPAPEF; encoded by the exons ATGGGGCGATCGCCGTGCTGCGAGAAGGAGGGGCTGAAGAAGGGGCCATGGACGCCGGAGGAGGACCAGAAACTGCTCTCCTACATTGAGCAGCAGGGCCACGGCTGCTGGCGCTCGCTGCCGGCCAAGGCCG GGCTGCAGCGGTGCGGCAAGAGCTGCCGGCTCCGGTGGACCAACTACCTCCGGCCGGACATCAAGAGGGGCAAGTTCAGCCTGCAGGAGGAGCAGACCATCATCCAGCTCCATGCGCTTCTCGGCAACAG GTGGTCAGCGATCGCGACGCACCTGCCCAAGCGCACCGACAACGAGATCAAGAACTACTGGAACACGCACCTCAAGAAGCGGCTGGCCAAGATGGGCATCGACCCGGTCACGCACAAGCCGCGCTCCGACGTgcccggcggcgcgggcggcgccgcCGAGGGGGCGGCCGGCGCGCAGCACGCCAAGGCCGCGGCGCACCTCAGCCACACGGCGCAGTGGGAGAGCGCGCGGCTCGAGGCCGAGGCGCGCCTGGCGCGCGAGGCCAAGCTGCGCGCGCtcgccacctccgcctcctcctcggcGCAGTACCTGTCGGCGGCCCACGCCGCCGCGCCGGGGCTCGACTCGCCCACGTCCACGCTCAGCTTCGCCGACAGCGCGGCGCTCGCGTCGGTGCTGGAGGCGCACAGCGCCGCggccgccgcgcgcgccgccATGCAGCCCATGCAGGCGTACGAGGAGGCCTGCAAGGACCAGAACTGGGgcgacgccgacgccgccgacGCGGGCTTCGCCGAGGCGGCGGGCTTCACCGGGCTGCTTCTTGACGGCTCGCTGAGCCAGAACCCGAGGCCGGCGGCGAGGGACGACGCCGAAGCGCACGAGACAGAGGAGGAGAAGAACTACTGGAACAGTATACTGAACCTGGTCAACTCGTCTGCGTCAGCGGTGGTGCCCGCCGACGAGGCGTACTCGCCGGCGCCAGAGTTCTGA
- the LOC109753898 gene encoding small ribosomal subunit protein cS23, producing MLPMSVHPATTPALASRPRVSLPRPSTSPSSSSSSSSSSLVHIKSRRLPLRSLRILAAAAAGAVEAGEPYIGLGDEEPLGGEGDAEAVAESEEYKVEVPEKQDPMLVLKFIWMEKNIGIALDQMVPGVGSIPLSPYYFWPRKDAWEELRAKLEEKEWISQKQMIILLNQATDIINLWQQGGGSLST from the exons ATGCTCCCGATGTCCGTCCACCCCGCTACTACGCCGGCCCTCGCGTCGCGGCCCCGCGTCTCCCTGCCCAGACCTTCCACatccccttcctcctcctcctcctcctcctcttccagcCTCGTCCACATCAAGAGCAGGAGGCTACCCCTTCGCTCGCTCCGcatcctcgccgccgccgctgccggcgccgtcgaAGCGGGGGAGCCATACATCGGTCTGGGGGACGAGGAGCCACTTGGCGGAGAAGGAGATGCGGAAGCCGTGGCGGAAAGCGAGGAG TACAAGGTGGAGGTGCCTGAAAAGCAGGACCCGATGCTGGTACTCAAGTTCATATGGATGGAGAAGAACATCGGCATAGCTCTTGACCAGATGGTTCCGGGTGTTGGTAGCATCCCCTTAAGCCCGTACTACTTCTGGCCACGGAAAGATGCATGGGAGGAACTGAGAGCGAAGCTCGAGGAGAAAGAGTGGATCTCGCAGAAGCAGATGATCATCCTTCTCAACCAGGCCACTGACATCATCAACCTCTGGCAGCAAGGCGGCGGCAGCTTATCCACATGA